The stretch of DNA CGACGACCAATGTGCTGCCTTTTGCCTGGTTCACATAATTTTCTACCTGTTCTGCATCCGTAAGTTCCTGGAATCCTGCCTGTGTCAGTTCGTCCCTCATCGGCTGGACGATACCGCGCATGTATTCTTCATATGCATTCATTCATTTTTCCTCCTTTTGTTTGGCTGCTTCCGTCATTTGTTTCCAGACGGAGCCCTGTGCTGCTTCACCGCCGGCAATCCGTTCGATGGCCATATTCAGTTGCAGCTTCACTTCGAATTCTTTTTCCTGCCTTGCTGCTTTTTCCAGCATGGGAAGGCTTTCGGCTTCACCAAGCTCATAAAGGAACATTGCTGCCCGCCAGCGGACGATCCGATTCGGGTCGGCAAGTGTCGCTTCCATGGCTGGTGTCGCCTCTTTGAAGCCGAGATCGGAAAGGCAGTCGCCAGCCGTTCGGCGGACTGTCACGACTTTATCCTGCAGTGCACGATAAAGCAAGGGAAGGACTGCCTTGTCTTCGATCATGCCAAGATAGGCAGTTGCCAGACGGCGGATGGATGCTTTTGGATCCTGTAATGCTTTCTCAAGGAAGGCAAGATGCTCGATGTCCGGCTCCAGTTCATCCAATGCACGATAGCGTACACGCCAATCCTCTTCTTCCCAGACAGCCATGGTCGGCGAATTTCGTGTGGGAAGGGGTGCTTGAGGGTTCTTGGCACGGGAAACGAGTTCTTGGAGGCGTTCCGGACTGTAGCTTGCCAGCAGTTCCTCATAGACATCCTGACCGACTTGCTCCGGATCACCGTAACGGGGATATTGTTCTTCCCATTTACGGGCGAAAACGATATTATCGCTCCCTGCTGCTTCCATTGCTGCTTCGGTAAACAAAGCCGGAAGTCCGATTCGCTTCTCCTGATCCTCGAACAGAAGCTTGATTTGCATCGGTACACCGTAGATCGTCTGAATCTGGACATCGACTTGTCCATAATGAGGCTCTTCGCTGCCGGCTCCTGCAGCTGAACCTTGATTTTCCTCCCCGAAGACCTTGCGGACAGCAGGGAGGATTGTTTCCCAGGCTGCTTTTGGGCTCCGTTCCAGTGCAAGGAAATCTGCAACACGATATATCCCTTTGACACCTTCGATTTGGAACAATGCTTGGATATACTCCGGATCGGCAGCGGTCACTGTTTCTTTTTTATAATCGAAACTGCTGCCCATCGGCAGCATATCATCCACTACGATCTTCATCGAGTATGGACTTGGGGTAGGCTCGATAGTCACGATCTTCATCGTATTCCCCCTATATACAAAATCATTTTTCTTCCTATAGACTATATCACAGAAAGGGTG from Terribacillus sp. FSL K6-0262 encodes:
- a CDS encoding conserved virulence factor C family protein, whose protein sequence is MKIVTIEPTPSPYSMKIVVDDMLPMGSSFDYKKETVTAADPEYIQALFQIEGVKGIYRVADFLALERSPKAAWETILPAVRKVFGEENQGSAAGAGSEEPHYGQVDVQIQTIYGVPMQIKLLFEDQEKRIGLPALFTEAAMEAAGSDNIVFARKWEEQYPRYGDPEQVGQDVYEELLASYSPERLQELVSRAKNPQAPLPTRNSPTMAVWEEEDWRVRYRALDELEPDIEHLAFLEKALQDPKASIRRLATAYLGMIEDKAVLPLLYRALQDKVVTVRRTAGDCLSDLGFKEATPAMEATLADPNRIVRWRAAMFLYELGEAESLPMLEKAARQEKEFEVKLQLNMAIERIAGGEAAQGSVWKQMTEAAKQKEEK